The following are encoded together in the Actinoplanes sp. N902-109 genome:
- a CDS encoding DUF4360 domain-containing protein yields MLAVFATLGLLASTVAAGPASATGFLGLPVPPPSDKIVIDLVTVNGSGCPAGTTAVAVSPDNTAFTVTYSSYTALVGIGATSTDWRKNCQLNIVVHVPQGFTYAISQTDYRGFASLSPGATAIERANYYFQGQSQTVYSSHTFAGPFGDDWQTTDNVDLAALVWAPCGVLRNLNINTELRAMAGSSNPATSTSFISMDSTDGEINTIYHFAWAHCPGS; encoded by the coding sequence CTGCTCGCTGTCTTTGCGACGCTCGGCCTGCTGGCGTCCACGGTGGCCGCCGGACCGGCCTCCGCCACGGGCTTCCTGGGCCTTCCCGTGCCCCCGCCGTCCGACAAGATCGTCATCGACCTGGTGACCGTCAACGGTTCCGGCTGCCCGGCCGGCACCACCGCGGTCGCCGTCTCACCCGACAACACCGCGTTCACCGTCACCTACTCGAGCTACACGGCGCTCGTGGGGATCGGCGCGACCAGCACCGACTGGCGCAAGAACTGCCAGCTCAACATCGTCGTGCACGTGCCGCAGGGGTTCACGTACGCGATCAGCCAGACCGACTACCGGGGCTTCGCCTCGCTGTCGCCCGGCGCCACCGCGATTGAGCGGGCGAACTACTACTTCCAGGGCCAGTCGCAGACCGTGTACAGCAGCCACACCTTCGCCGGCCCGTTCGGCGACGACTGGCAGACCACCGACAACGTCGACCTGGCCGCGCTGGTCTGGGCGCCGTGCGGCGTGCTGCGCAACCTCAACATCAACACCGAGCTGCGGGCCATGGCCGGCTCGTCCAACCCCGCCACCAGCACCAGTTTCATCTCGATGGACTCCACCGACGGCGAGATCAACACGATCTACCACTTCGCCTGGGCGCACTGCCCGGGCTCCTGA
- a CDS encoding DUF4360 domain-containing protein, with protein sequence MTVSVQTVNGSGCPAGTAAVTMQPDNTGFRITYSDFIARAGGSASPVDFRKNCQVNLLVHIPQGFTFAVARADYQGRARLADGATALERSNYYYQSSPDNNYADHYVYGAYSGTWHTVDATPVTELVYGPCGETRSLNVNTELRVDPGGATGATNWISLRASEGDVYTAVQFSWLQC encoded by the coding sequence GTGACGGTCTCGGTGCAGACCGTCAACGGCTCCGGCTGCCCGGCCGGCACCGCGGCGGTCACGATGCAGCCGGACAACACCGGCTTCCGGATCACCTACTCCGACTTCATCGCCCGCGCCGGCGGGAGCGCATCACCCGTCGACTTCCGCAAGAACTGCCAGGTCAACCTGCTGGTGCACATCCCACAGGGGTTCACCTTCGCGGTCGCCCGGGCGGACTACCAGGGCCGGGCCCGGCTGGCCGACGGCGCCACCGCGCTGGAACGGTCGAACTACTACTACCAGTCCTCGCCGGACAACAACTACGCCGACCACTACGTGTACGGCGCCTACAGCGGCACCTGGCACACCGTCGACGCCACCCCGGTGACCGAGCTCGTCTACGGCCCGTGCGGGGAGACCCGCAGCCTCAACGTCAACACCGAGCTGCGCGTGGACCCCGGCGGCGCGACGGGCGCAACGAACTGGATCTCCCTGCGCGCCTCCGAGGGCGACGTCTACACCGCCGTCCAGTTCAGCTGGCTGCAGTGCTGA